In Phenylobacterium zucineum HLK1, one DNA window encodes the following:
- a CDS encoding YbgC/FadM family acyl-CoA thioesterase, which translates to MSHEPSAGWLEGREHVLPVRIYYEDTDFTGVVYHANYLRYFERGRSDFLRVCGIGHQALLELPEPAAFAVTHMAIDFKRAARIDDALHVRTTYDAVKGPRLFVSQRILRGQDLIAQASVEAACIGLDGRARRPPPGLVERLKPLFAAP; encoded by the coding sequence ATGAGCCACGAGCCCAGCGCGGGGTGGCTGGAAGGCCGCGAGCACGTCCTGCCGGTGCGGATCTACTACGAGGACACCGACTTCACCGGCGTCGTCTACCACGCCAACTACCTGCGCTATTTCGAACGGGGGCGGAGCGACTTCCTGCGCGTCTGCGGGATCGGCCACCAGGCGCTGCTGGAGCTGCCCGAGCCCGCCGCCTTCGCGGTCACCCACATGGCCATCGACTTCAAGCGCGCCGCGCGCATCGACGACGCCCTGCATGTGCGGACCACCTACGACGCCGTGAAGGGGCCGCGCCTGTTCGTCAGCCAGCGAATCCTGCGCGGGCAGGATCTGATCGCGCAGGCCAGCGTCGAAGCCGCCTGCATCGGCCTGGACGGCCGCGCCCGACGCCCGCCGCCAGGCCTGGTCGAGCGGCTGAAGCCGCTCTTCGCCGCGCCATAA
- the tolQ gene encoding protein TolQ, with amino-acid sequence MDPAAVTPESFNIVNLFFQADWVVKLVMIGLALASLWSWTIILDKLFRFAALNREATRFEDQVASGRSLEDVAAEAGERPAHALPRMLQGALKEWRDARQKGPPTEAQVAFLIQRIDRHLDAVIARESARVENGLGALAIVATASPFIGLFGTVWGIMNSFQAIAIQKNTSLAVVAPAIAEALFATAIGLVAAIPAYIAFNAFSTSAGKYAARLEGFADDLSTAIQRRLAERA; translated from the coding sequence ATGGACCCGGCCGCCGTCACTCCCGAAAGCTTCAACATCGTCAACCTGTTCTTCCAGGCCGACTGGGTCGTGAAGCTGGTGATGATCGGCCTGGCCCTGGCCTCGCTCTGGTCGTGGACGATCATCCTCGACAAGCTGTTCCGCTTCGCCGCCCTGAACCGCGAGGCGACCCGCTTCGAGGACCAGGTCGCCTCGGGCCGCAGCCTGGAGGACGTCGCCGCCGAGGCCGGCGAGCGGCCCGCCCACGCCCTGCCCCGCATGCTGCAGGGCGCGCTGAAGGAGTGGCGTGACGCGCGCCAGAAGGGGCCGCCCACCGAGGCCCAGGTGGCCTTCCTGATCCAGCGCATCGACCGCCACCTCGATGCGGTCATCGCCCGCGAGAGCGCGCGGGTGGAGAACGGCCTGGGCGCCCTGGCGATCGTCGCCACCGCCTCGCCGTTCATCGGCCTGTTCGGCACGGTCTGGGGGATCATGAACTCCTTCCAGGCCATCGCCATCCAGAAGAACACCTCCCTGGCCGTGGTGGCCCCGGCCATCGCCGAGGCGCTGTTCGCGACCGCCATCGGCCTGGTGGCCGCCATCCCGGCCTACATCGCCTTCAACGCGTTCTCGACCTCGGCCGGCAAGTACGCCGCCCGCCTCGAGGGCTTCGCCGACGACCTGTCCACCGCCATCCAGCGGCGGCTGGCGGAGCGGGCCTGA
- a CDS encoding ExbD/TolR family protein gives MALSANDAFAAGGGRRNRRRYGRGRRGALSEINVTPLVDVMLVLLIVFMISAPLLTAGVPVELPKTEAGAIQDQPEPLTVSIRADGSIYLGEDPVPFAGLAPRMQALSEGQSRPVYVRADRHATYEVVAQVMAALSTSGFSSINLITDTGGPSSGAEEQAGP, from the coding sequence ATGGCGCTGTCGGCCAACGACGCCTTCGCCGCCGGCGGCGGGCGCCGCAACCGTCGCCGTTACGGCCGCGGCCGGCGCGGCGCGCTCTCCGAGATCAACGTCACCCCGCTGGTGGACGTGATGCTCGTGCTGCTGATCGTCTTCATGATCTCGGCGCCGCTGCTGACCGCTGGGGTGCCGGTCGAGCTGCCCAAGACCGAGGCGGGCGCGATCCAAGACCAGCCCGAGCCGCTGACCGTCTCCATCCGAGCCGACGGCTCGATCTATCTCGGCGAGGATCCCGTGCCGTTCGCCGGCCTGGCCCCCCGCATGCAGGCGCTCAGCGAGGGCCAGAGCCGGCCGGTCTACGTCCGCGCCGACCGCCATGCGACCTATGAGGTGGTGGCCCAGGTGATGGCCGCGCTGTCCACCTCGGGCTTCTCATCCATCAACCTGATCACCGACACGGGCGGCCCCTCGTCGGGCGCCGAGGAGCAGGCCGGCCCGTGA
- the tolB gene encoding Tol-Pal system beta propeller repeat protein TolB: MRLKPLMLALACLFAAGLTVQPARAEIEVNVNRGDVQPLPIAVPAFGGQQGADIAQVISANLQRSGLFQPLDPAAFIERDVNIAVQPRFADWKQINAQALVNGQVTVEGGRLRVDFRLWDVFAEQQLLGLQFTSSPENWRRVAHKISDAVYERLTGEKGYFDTRVVFVAESGPRGKRVKRLAIMDQDGANPSYLTDGSYIVMTPRFSSNSQEITYMSLRPDGSSIWLFNLETGRRESLGNFQGMVFAPRFSPDGGRVAFSVERGGNSDIYVMSLSSRSSTRLTSDPSIDTSPSFSPDGQRIVFNSDRSGSAQLYVMGADGSNPRRISFGQGRYTTPVWSPTGEFIAFTKQTGGQFHIGVMRADGSDERLLTSSYLDEGPTWAPNGRVLMFSRETPGGAPRLWSVDVTGRVLQPMPYPGSGSDPAWSPLLN; encoded by the coding sequence ATGCGGCTGAAGCCCTTGATGCTCGCCCTCGCCTGCCTGTTCGCCGCGGGCCTCACCGTCCAGCCCGCCCGGGCCGAGATCGAGGTCAACGTCAACCGCGGCGACGTCCAGCCGCTGCCGATCGCCGTGCCGGCCTTCGGCGGCCAGCAGGGCGCCGACATCGCCCAGGTGATCAGCGCCAACCTCCAGCGCTCGGGACTCTTCCAGCCGCTGGACCCGGCGGCGTTCATCGAGCGCGACGTCAACATCGCCGTCCAGCCGCGCTTCGCCGACTGGAAGCAGATCAACGCCCAGGCCCTGGTGAACGGGCAGGTGACCGTCGAGGGCGGCCGGCTGCGCGTCGACTTCCGCCTGTGGGACGTTTTCGCCGAGCAGCAGCTGCTCGGCCTGCAGTTCACCTCCAGCCCCGAGAACTGGCGCCGCGTCGCGCACAAGATCTCGGACGCCGTCTACGAGCGGCTGACCGGCGAGAAGGGCTACTTCGACACCCGCGTGGTGTTCGTCGCCGAGAGCGGCCCCCGCGGCAAGCGCGTCAAGCGCCTGGCGATCATGGACCAGGACGGGGCCAACCCCAGCTACCTGACCGACGGCTCGTACATCGTCATGACCCCCCGTTTCTCCTCGAACAGCCAGGAGATCACCTACATGTCGCTGCGGCCCGACGGCTCGTCCATCTGGCTGTTCAACCTCGAGACCGGCCGCCGCGAGAGCCTCGGCAACTTCCAGGGCATGGTCTTCGCCCCGCGCTTCTCGCCCGATGGCGGCCGGGTGGCGTTCTCGGTCGAGCGCGGCGGCAACAGCGACATCTATGTGATGAGCCTTTCCAGCCGCTCCAGCACGCGGCTGACGTCGGATCCGTCGATCGACACCTCGCCGTCGTTCTCGCCGGACGGCCAGAGGATCGTGTTCAACTCGGACCGGTCGGGCTCGGCGCAGCTCTACGTCATGGGCGCCGACGGCTCGAACCCGCGGCGGATCTCCTTCGGCCAGGGCCGCTACACCACCCCGGTCTGGAGCCCGACAGGCGAGTTCATCGCCTTCACCAAGCAGACGGGCGGGCAGTTCCACATCGGCGTCATGCGCGCCGACGGCTCGGACGAGCGGCTGCTCACCTCCAGCTATCTAGACGAGGGCCCGACCTGGGCGCCGAACGGCCGCGTGCTCATGTTCTCGCGCGAAACGCCCGGCGGCGCGCCGCGGCTGTGGAGCGTAGACGTGACCGGGCGCGTTCTACAGCCTATGCCGTATCCGGGATCGGGCTCGGACCCGGCATGGTCGCCGCTCCTTAACTAG
- the pal gene encoding peptidoglycan-associated lipoprotein Pal, whose amino-acid sequence MLRSVNTGAALRLALVAAAATSLAACASRPKPQYETAPPTTPPPADQGAPTQPPVAQQPLAPVPGSAQDFVVNVGDRVYFDLDQHDVRTDARPLLDAQAEWLRRYPQVRVRIEGNADERGTREYNLALGARRANSVRDYLVNRGVTSDRISTISFGKEQPLDPGTTEEAYQKNRNARTAIVSGARQ is encoded by the coding sequence ATGTTGCGAAGCGTGAACACGGGCGCGGCCCTGCGTCTGGCCCTGGTGGCCGCGGCGGCGACTTCGCTGGCCGCGTGCGCCAGCCGGCCCAAGCCGCAGTACGAGACCGCCCCGCCCACCACGCCGCCGCCGGCGGACCAGGGCGCCCCGACGCAGCCCCCGGTCGCGCAGCAGCCGCTGGCCCCCGTGCCGGGCTCGGCCCAGGACTTCGTCGTCAACGTCGGCGACCGGGTCTACTTCGACCTCGACCAGCACGACGTGCGCACCGACGCGCGGCCGCTCCTCGACGCCCAGGCCGAATGGCTGCGCCGCTATCCCCAGGTGCGCGTGCGCATCGAGGGCAACGCCGACGAGCGCGGCACCCGCGAATACAACCTGGCCCTCGGCGCGCGCCGGGCGAACTCGGTGCGCGACTACCTCGTGAACCGCGGCGTCACCTCGGACCGGATCTCGACCATCTCCTTCGGCAAGGAGCAGCCCCTCGATCCGGGCACGACCGAGGAGGCCTATCAGAAGAACCGGAACGCCCGCACGGCCATCGTGAGCGGCGCCCGCCAGTAA
- the ybgF gene encoding tol-pal system protein YbgF, protein MSQMTRSRFVLPALAFAVLATAAPATAQTPFPATPAEDPLDSRDARRVERMEKVVRELRAIVFQMRDTGKPVVVQPSDADARMAELAARIDDLERTLQRINGSLETATFELQQTKRENAALKTQVDELTQRLTVVEPPPPPPSEDAGAAPAPAADPTEAFTRARQLMLAGDYDGAEDAFAAFVETWPDGQRTPEARYWWGKTLSVRGAHNDAATAYIGAIRGWPQTSWAPDAVVELARSLVALKKPQDACRTLAELPKRYPKAPANITSRAAATRTQAKCAA, encoded by the coding sequence ATGAGTCAGATGACGCGCAGCCGCTTCGTCCTTCCCGCCCTGGCGTTCGCCGTCCTTGCGACGGCGGCGCCGGCCACGGCCCAGACGCCCTTCCCGGCGACCCCGGCCGAGGATCCGCTCGACTCGCGCGACGCCCGCCGGGTGGAGCGGATGGAGAAGGTCGTCCGCGAGCTGCGCGCCATCGTCTTCCAGATGCGCGACACCGGAAAGCCGGTGGTGGTCCAGCCCTCCGACGCCGACGCCCGGATGGCCGAGCTGGCCGCGCGCATCGACGACCTCGAGCGGACCCTCCAGCGCATCAACGGCTCGCTGGAGACCGCCACCTTCGAGCTGCAGCAGACCAAACGCGAGAACGCCGCCCTGAAGACCCAGGTCGACGAGCTCACCCAACGCCTGACGGTGGTCGAGCCGCCGCCCCCGCCGCCCAGCGAGGACGCCGGCGCTGCGCCGGCGCCCGCCGCCGACCCCACCGAGGCCTTCACCCGGGCCCGCCAGCTGATGCTCGCCGGCGACTACGACGGCGCCGAGGACGCCTTCGCCGCCTTCGTCGAGACCTGGCCCGACGGCCAGCGCACGCCCGAGGCCCGCTACTGGTGGGGCAAGACGCTGTCGGTGCGCGGGGCCCACAACGACGCCGCCACCGCCTACATCGGCGCGATCCGCGGCTGGCCGCAGACCAGCTGGGCGCCCGACGCCGTCGTCGAGCTCGCCCGCTCGCTGGTGGCGCTGAAGAAGCCGCAGGACGCCTGCCGAACCCTGGCCGAGCTGCCCAAGCGCTATCCCAAGGCTCCGGCGAACATCACCAGCCGGGCGGCCGCCACCCGCACCCAGGCGAAGTGCGCGGCCTGA
- the tilS gene encoding tRNA lysidine(34) synthetase TilS — protein sequence MTDRAEALLDRHLLKGSRRPLAVAVSGGGDSVALALIAEGWARRSRRDLLLLTLDHGLNPDSAAWTGRCEALAQRLGRPFRALAWTGPKPASGLPAAARAARHRLLAEAAREAGARVILMGHTADDVAEAQVMRAAGATTPEPRVWAPSPAWPEGRGVFVLRPLLDVRRAELRDWLSARGETWIEDPANADPRFARARARRALPADTPLERQEPAPAAIPFEERLGVLDVARAAFRASPAGLAERWLAMACVCAGGGSRRPPGVRAARLSAALRGDGPVLATLAGGRIEADTTAIRIFREAGEAARGGLAALSLPRSQAVVWDGRFELLAPRPGLEVRRLAGLASRLPDAERRRLQAVPAAARGALPTILDGERVSCPLLSDTPAVQVRGLVADRLRAAAGLVTREPD from the coding sequence CTGACCGACCGGGCCGAAGCGCTCCTCGACCGCCATCTCCTGAAGGGCAGTCGCCGGCCCCTCGCGGTCGCCGTCTCGGGCGGCGGCGACTCCGTCGCGCTCGCGCTGATCGCCGAGGGCTGGGCCCGGCGGTCGCGCCGCGACCTCCTGCTGCTCACGCTCGACCATGGGCTCAATCCCGACAGCGCGGCCTGGACGGGGCGCTGCGAGGCGTTGGCGCAGCGGCTGGGCCGCCCGTTCCGCGCGCTCGCATGGACGGGGCCGAAGCCGGCCTCGGGCCTGCCAGCCGCCGCCCGCGCCGCCCGGCATCGCCTGCTCGCGGAGGCCGCGCGCGAGGCCGGCGCCCGCGTGATTCTGATGGGCCACACCGCCGACGACGTGGCCGAGGCGCAGGTCATGCGCGCCGCCGGCGCCACCACGCCCGAGCCCCGCGTCTGGGCCCCCTCCCCCGCCTGGCCCGAGGGGCGCGGGGTCTTCGTCCTGCGCCCGCTGCTGGACGTGCGGCGGGCCGAGCTGCGCGACTGGCTCTCGGCCCGCGGCGAGACCTGGATCGAGGACCCCGCCAACGCCGATCCGCGGTTCGCCCGCGCCCGCGCGCGGCGCGCCTTGCCCGCGGACACCCCGCTCGAGCGGCAAGAGCCGGCGCCCGCCGCCATTCCGTTCGAGGAACGGCTCGGCGTGCTCGACGTCGCCCGCGCCGCGTTCCGCGCATCGCCGGCCGGACTGGCGGAACGCTGGCTCGCCATGGCCTGCGTCTGCGCGGGCGGCGGATCGCGACGGCCGCCGGGCGTCCGAGCGGCCCGCCTCTCGGCCGCCCTGCGGGGTGACGGGCCGGTGCTCGCCACCCTGGCCGGCGGGCGCATCGAGGCGGACACGACGGCTATCCGCATCTTCCGCGAGGCCGGCGAGGCGGCCCGCGGCGGGCTCGCAGCCCTGTCCCTGCCCAGGAGCCAGGCGGTGGTCTGGGATGGGCGGTTCGAACTCCTCGCCCCCCGGCCGGGTCTTGAGGTCCGCCGGCTCGCCGGCCTTGCGAGCCGCCTGCCCGACGCCGAGCGGCGGCGGCTGCAGGCGGTCCCCGCCGCCGCCCGCGGCGCCCTGCCGACCATCCTCGACGGCGAGCGCGTGAGCTGCCCGCTGCTGTCGGATACGCCGGCGGTCCAGGTCCGCGGCCTCGTCGCCGACCGCCTCCGCGCCGCCGCGGGCCTCGTCACCCGCGAGCCGGACTAG
- a CDS encoding alpha/beta hydrolase, translating to MRGTLVDIGGRRLRCVRAGPPAPAPLVVCEHGAFGCAADWAVVQEKLTARGLRSLAYDRAGMGLSDPGPGVRDGRAANADLAALLQALGEDGPLVLAGHSMGGLSSRLFALAHPGRVRGLVLVDAVTPDALGLPGAPLAIAGFGQLLRLASVAGRAGLMVPVSFLTGNLIGLTGEAKPEKRRIHASPVHARWAAAEVLQWPATSALAAAAELPDDLPVAVVTAGAAQLRGGLRALQEAPARRSRFGHIDHVAGSTHANLLGPRHAGAIVRGVEHVLSASPARG from the coding sequence ATGAGGGGGACCCTGGTCGACATCGGCGGACGCCGCCTGCGGTGCGTTCGCGCCGGGCCGCCGGCGCCCGCCCCGCTCGTCGTCTGCGAGCACGGCGCGTTCGGCTGCGCCGCCGACTGGGCCGTGGTGCAGGAGAAGCTGACGGCCAGGGGCCTTCGCAGCCTCGCCTACGACCGGGCCGGCATGGGGCTCTCCGATCCGGGTCCGGGCGTCCGCGACGGCCGCGCCGCCAACGCCGATCTCGCCGCCCTGCTGCAGGCCCTGGGCGAGGACGGCCCCCTGGTCCTCGCCGGCCATTCGATGGGCGGGCTCTCGTCGCGGCTCTTCGCCCTGGCCCATCCCGGCCGCGTGCGCGGCCTGGTGCTGGTGGACGCGGTGACGCCCGACGCCCTCGGACTGCCCGGCGCGCCCCTGGCGATCGCGGGCTTCGGTCAACTCCTGCGGCTGGCCAGCGTCGCCGGACGGGCGGGGCTGATGGTCCCCGTCTCGTTCCTCACCGGCAACCTGATCGGCCTCACCGGCGAGGCCAAGCCCGAGAAGCGCAGGATCCACGCCTCGCCGGTCCACGCGAGGTGGGCGGCGGCCGAGGTGCTGCAGTGGCCGGCGACCTCGGCCCTGGCGGCGGCCGCCGAACTGCCCGACGACCTGCCCGTGGCCGTAGTGACGGCCGGGGCGGCGCAGCTCCGCGGCGGCCTGCGGGCCCTGCAGGAGGCGCCCGCCCGGCGCTCGCGCTTCGGACACATCGACCATGTGGCGGGGTCGACCCACGCCAACCTGCTGGGACCGCGCCACGCCGGCGCCATTGTCCGCGGCGTGGAGCACGTGCTGTCGGCTAGTCCGGCTCGCGGGTGA
- a CDS encoding M23 family metallopeptidase, with product MTDLSVAQDGRVRHWLLDAALGGAAALGAITLAHAALPDSPPPAPVPTVEKIVLTEAPAPETPPVLIAFADPVPGRQIVSPFGLRQLPWEEGGRLHAGVDISGRPGEPVRVAADGVVTEAGRNGSYGRYVAVRHAEGLTTFYAHLGHVARHVRPGLAVKAGATLGGVGSSGTSTGPHLHFEIRDRRDRPLNPTLFLGRTFAEADDLPLRQAQRFPRKVRVAQVSFIPRHKRALMEAKLEREADRKAQKATQLAVQDAPAPSALDDGAAKDAAAVERFEGLKVLPLGEDGRPRGQVSS from the coding sequence TTGACGGACCTGAGCGTGGCCCAGGACGGGCGTGTGCGGCACTGGCTCCTGGACGCGGCGCTTGGCGGCGCGGCGGCGCTGGGGGCGATCACCCTGGCCCATGCGGCCCTGCCGGACAGTCCCCCTCCGGCGCCGGTTCCCACGGTGGAGAAGATCGTGCTCACCGAGGCGCCCGCGCCCGAGACGCCGCCGGTGCTGATCGCCTTCGCGGACCCTGTCCCGGGCCGGCAGATCGTCTCGCCGTTCGGCCTGCGCCAGCTCCCCTGGGAGGAGGGCGGGCGGTTGCACGCAGGCGTGGATATATCGGGGCGGCCGGGCGAGCCCGTGCGGGTGGCCGCGGACGGCGTGGTCACCGAAGCGGGACGGAACGGGTCCTATGGCCGCTATGTCGCCGTGCGTCACGCCGAGGGGCTGACCACCTTCTACGCGCACCTCGGCCATGTGGCTCGCCACGTGCGCCCCGGCCTGGCCGTCAAGGCCGGCGCCACGCTGGGCGGCGTCGGCTCGTCCGGGACCTCCACCGGGCCGCACCTGCATTTCGAGATCCGCGACCGCCGCGACCGGCCGCTCAACCCCACCCTGTTCCTCGGGCGCACGTTCGCCGAGGCCGACGACCTGCCCCTGCGCCAGGCCCAGCGCTTCCCCCGCAAGGTGCGCGTCGCGCAGGTCTCGTTCATCCCCAGGCACAAGCGCGCCCTCATGGAGGCGAAGCTGGAGCGCGAGGCCGACAGGAAGGCGCAGAAGGCGACCCAGCTCGCGGTCCAGGACGCGCCGGCGCCCTCCGCCCTCGACGACGGCGCCGCCAAGGACGCCGCGGCGGTTGAGCGGTTCGAGGGGCTGAAGGTGCTCCCGCTGGGCGAGGACGGCCGCCCGCGCGGCCAGGTCAGCTCCTAG